A window of the Cystobacter fuscus DSM 2262 genome harbors these coding sequences:
- a CDS encoding aldo/keto reductase has protein sequence MTTTPRIDSLAQYHLLGRSGLRVSPLCLGTMTFGTEWGWGSPKETAHRILARYLEAGGNFLDTADGYTGGTSEQLIGEYFAQHGGRDGSRATFAPSTWRFRPRSPSAWMPPAAPSSSIRTTSSRRPSSPAACSREARRSGPSPRGSGRARAAGRSRFWSALTQMPSDTSPP, from the coding sequence ATGACGACGACACCTCGAATCGACTCGCTGGCGCAGTACCACCTGCTGGGCCGCAGTGGCCTGCGCGTGAGCCCGCTGTGCCTGGGCACCATGACCTTCGGCACCGAGTGGGGCTGGGGCAGCCCGAAGGAAACCGCCCACCGCATCCTGGCGCGCTACCTGGAGGCGGGCGGTAACTTCCTGGACACGGCGGACGGCTATACGGGCGGCACCAGCGAGCAGCTCATCGGCGAGTACTTCGCGCAACACGGCGGGCGGGACGGCTCGAGAGCAACCTTCGCGCCCTCGACGTGGAGATTCCGGCCCCGCTCGCCGAGCGCCTGGATGCCGCCAGCCGCCCCGAGCTCGTCCATCCGTACCACTTCTTCGAGGAGGCCTTCTTCACCGGCGGCATGTTCACGGGAGGCACGACGGTCCGGTCCGAGCCCACGTGGTTCCGGACGAGCCCGGGCCGCCGGTAGGTCCCGGTTTTGGAGTGCTCTGACCCAGATGCCCTCGGACACCAGCCCGCCGTGA
- a CDS encoding peptidase inhibitor family I36 protein, whose amino-acid sequence MERMNTKMNNKSFDRNPRGARWAGLLGLLLVAPVGCGPEESQLPEEGGSGVMASYRGTQVSLEWLLRNREAVSCDDHLGHGIISCYDSHPEMMASLESGKVSAQACGTHGTQYATIWEHFGYSGSSFTLFYDYSNLGSIGWNDRISAVQVVSGCSARFFQNAGYDSGAFGGPIPYSENTWYVGDVFNDQFSSVSRGG is encoded by the coding sequence ATGGAACGCATGAACACGAAGATGAACAACAAGTCCTTCGACAGGAATCCGCGTGGAGCGCGTTGGGCGGGCCTCCTCGGCCTGCTGCTGGTGGCTCCCGTGGGCTGCGGGCCGGAGGAGAGCCAGCTCCCCGAGGAGGGGGGGTCCGGAGTGATGGCCTCCTACCGCGGAACCCAGGTGTCCCTGGAGTGGCTGCTGCGGAACCGAGAGGCGGTGAGCTGCGATGACCACCTGGGGCACGGCATCATCTCCTGCTACGACTCTCATCCGGAGATGATGGCGAGCCTCGAGTCGGGGAAGGTGTCCGCGCAGGCCTGCGGCACCCATGGGACCCAGTACGCCACGATCTGGGAGCACTTCGGGTATTCCGGCTCCAGCTTCACGCTCTTCTACGACTACTCCAACCTTGGGAGCATCGGCTGGAATGATAGGATCAGCGCCGTCCAGGTCGTCTCGGGATGCTCGGCCAGATTCTTCCAGAACGCCGGTTACGACTCCGGCGCCTTCGGCGGTCCGATCCCCTATTCGGAGAACACCTGGTATGTGGGTGACGTCTTCAATGACCAGTTCTCCTCGGTGAGTCGCGGGGGGTAA